Part of the Musa acuminata AAA Group cultivar baxijiao chromosome BXJ2-7, Cavendish_Baxijiao_AAA, whole genome shotgun sequence genome is shown below.
GCTCGAGTTCGTCCAAGGTACCATAGACATCGTAAACATCGTCGATTACAGATATTAAGCTAAGTAGCTTCGTTTGCATCTCCCTAAAGCTCCAAAATTGTGGTTCAAAGGCCCAACCAACTGTCCACAAGTAGTTTTCCATCAACCTGTCTCTGGAGAATGGCAACCTCTGTGCAAGACCGAGATCGGTCCACCATCTGGCGATCCAAGTTAACAGTTTTTAATAGACGAGAGAAGTACATACTATTCATGACTAGCTTAGTTTACCTCGACACTTCTTTGAGTTCTCTCTTATGCATGCTCTGGATCAGATTGAAGTCCAGCTTAGCCAATTCAAGTAGAAGAGGGTTCATGGTGGCTTCCCTTTGGTATGTTTCTATGAACCACCTGGTGTGTATCCTTTCCATCCTCCAATTCAGTGGAAGCTCCAAGGCGTGGGCCACATGTTCCCTGAAACGAGGCTCAAGTGATCCCTCTTCCATGAGCTTCTTGAGGTGCTTTGTCGTGAAGTCCATGGCTTCGATCAGTACAAACTCCCCCTCCTTTCCAAGGTAGGAAGCTTCATATAAGCTCAGCATTCCTTTAGTCTGATTCTGGAGGCAAGTTTTGAGGTGGCCCTTCTCATCTTTGAATCTGCTGAACATATCTTTAGTCACAAAGTTCATCGAGACGTTAGATTGCGGCACCATGAACGAACAAACCCAAGTTAAGGCTTCATGAGCATATCAACCATTTTCTTATACACTAAGCACATACAATAACATGTTGGTTAGGATGGATGTATTAGAGAGACTGAAGAATATTCCCATTTCGTCTTGACTAGGCTGCATCTctcggctatatatatatatatatatatatatatatatatatatatatatatatatatatgtatagcttCTAGTCGAGATGAATAGATTGTGTATATATTTTATACACCTTGTAACCATCAGTCTAGAAAATTTCAGGAGAAATATTAGTGGAAGTAGACCTTTACGTGTCATAATTAGAACTCTACTCGATTTTATCAGACAGGCGTAGTGTAAGTGAGGTGAACTACCTTCAGAAACATCGAAACCATTTTCTCTGAGAAGCCTGAAGAGAAGTGCTGTTGCATGGAGATTGTCCTTCAGCAGCATGCTTGTGTCTTCCAGGGATCCATGAATGCTCCCTAAAGCATCCTTAATATCATCTTTAAAGTGATATGCCACACCAAGCTGCTGTAGGTGATCGATTAGGTGAAGCTGGTCCTCAAGTTCCTTCTCCTCCTGTATCAGTTTCACAACTTCCTTCTCCAAGTTACTTATCCTTGCAGCATTCTGCTCCTCCATCTAGATTTACAAGGAGATGTAATAAATATACACAATAGCACATCTGAGAGAAGAAAGCAAGCTTAGAATACAAAGAGGTTATGGTGCCAACCGAGTGGTCTCTCGTGAGTGACTGTATGTAGTCATTAGTCCATAAGGTTGGTTGGTAATTGGCTGATCTCCGTAAAGGAGGTTGCCCGCTGCATCTGAAGCGTGGAGAGAGGCATGGATGACGGCCATGGTGTTCGAAGGAAGCGATCCGCCGGAACGTACTGTGGCTGCTGCAAGGGAAGGATGTGGCACAAACGATAGGGAGAAGGCGGAGAGACATTATTTGGTCTGATTACTTGGTAGGTGGCAAACCCAGAATGTATTTGTATAAGCCGGAGAActtctcctatatatatataatggaatgAGACATTCTCGCGTGATTATAAGAAAataaattattgagaaaaataaattatgataaaattatcatgatatttttaatatttaaatattattttatcaaaattttaaatcataaaaattatgataatatattattatgattctatGAATAGTAAAGATCATAATCTCAATGTTGATCTCCCAAaggatttaataaatattttatatttattattgattgaaaaaattatttaattatcatattttataatatcTTTTTGTGTATATAAATTCATACCAGTATTAATAAAATTAACCTAGTCATTTCTATACGAGAAACATAGTTGCTTCGAGGGATGGTGTCAATTCCATTATCACCTATTTGTTTGAGACCATAAAGAACCTTGCATAACTTAAGATATATTGACGAAGATTGTGATAAATAAAGTTTGAAGCTTGCCTTATAAATATATctttaaaaatatgatcatgaagatctCTCTTTCTTGGCACTATATCAATAATGCACATCACCTCTTTACAGCTCAACCTGCATATAGAGGAGGATTCAATGTTGTAGACTTGTTTGTCATGATAAGAAGAAGCACACAAATGAGGTTTAACTTTGTGTACCGTCGAATTAGCGAAATCATTGTAGAGGAGAAATAGCATCATTGAACAGTAGGAAAATTTTTCAAAACGAAATGTAtccttataaatatattattcatatttaattatcaaaatccTCAATTGTTAAAcaaagtaagacataaagtaataCAAATTATTATTGAATTCGCAACAACTGGGTTAAATGGGTTATAGTACTCCAGAATGTTGATGAAATCCCTCTGTCAGTATGTAAAAAAGATTTTGAGGAAGAGGAAAGGTTTGTAGATATGTTAGGTTCCTTTTCATATTAGGAACACAAACAAcatcaaaaagtaaaaaaaaaaattaagaaaaaataaagatttgtagaacaaatataaattattttaatacctTTCCCATCATATACTATCGAACCATTATAACCTAAAGTAAGAGATAAATTATTCAAGTCAAACATAATACGATGAGAAGGCCAAAAATCAATAAATCATTTTGATGAAAATTAAAACAATTGAGAAACAAATTGAGCAAACAAAGGTAGTAATAAAAATCAGGTAGGTGGTGTAGCAAGATATGTAGAATAAGATATGTATGAAGGCTGAAACATTCATAGAATAATAGCTTACAAGCGATGATATTTCTTAGCAATATGGTCTTATAAGTCACATATTTGACAGGTGACTTTGTTAAATTGTCGATCAGATTTGTTGATATTTTTGCTGTGACGTTGTTGCATGTAGCCTCTAGAATGATATCACATGTTGCCTCTAGAATAATTACTTGGACTATTATCTTAGATCTTGCCTTTGTTGCTAAGATTGGTTTTGTTGGCAAAATTGATAGTaatgaaaatatcataagaaGATGGTAACTCTTGGTTATGATAAGCTTCCTAGTAAGAaagcttatcataaagttcttcaaatgatatagGACTATTATAAACATGAATCCCAAATAAGATCTCCTATAATCTAAATTAagattatttaatatataaaaaacgaTCTCTTCGTCATCAAGAGATGTATCAGCAAGTGTATCAACTTGAGTTTTGATAACTTACATATAGTTCAAAATAGATTTTGTATCTTTAGAAAGTTTGAAtttctgaaaattttgatatatATTGTCATAAATTTGGACCATATTTGATAAAAGGATTTTATTAAGACTACATAAGAAATGATTTGAAAAGAGAGAGGCAACGATAGCGGCATATCACTTCAAAGATGATATTGGAGACTTACAAAGATGATTTCTACAGCAGCTTGGTGTGGCATATCACTTTAAAGTCTACAGCAGAACATGCAATCCTGGGTGGTCTCACGTCCATATTGGAGACTACTTCTGGTTCCTCCCCTGTATCATCCCCAATtgtaagtctctctctctctctctctcagttctTTGATCTAATCTCTGGTCTCTAAAATCTCGTATTCGATATGATAACTTAATTACAATCTCTCTCTCACATGTCGAGCTTTTCTATTTGTCTTTACCCAATGTTTTCTCGCATTTATGTGCATAAAATATTAAATGAGATTCTATTTATAGGgatataatcaaaattttaactttAACAAGGATAGATACTTCGATCCTAAGATTTAATATTCCAACTCCAACACCTTGCAATCCTCAGGTGAGTAGAGAAGTTTTCCTATGCCCCCTCCGTCAAGTCGTCGCTCATGCAATAAGCATTGGTCATGAAGACGTTCCGGGAAGACCGACATCGACGCGTTGTCCAAGTACTCGTCTAGCTTGGGTTAAATTTAGAATACAAAGGGGTGTATGGTGACAACCGCGCGCATTGTTGCTTGTGAGTGATAGTACGTAGTCATGAGTCCACAAGTTCGGCTGGTAATTGGCTGATCTCCGTAATGGAGTTTGCCCACTGTATCGGATGCGTGAAGGGTGGCGTGGATGACAGCCTTAGTGTTGGAAGAACGGGAACCGCCGGAATGCACCGAGGCTGCTGCAAGGGAAGGATGCGGCACGAAGAGTATGGAGAATGTCGAGAGACATCATTTGGTAGCATGATCTTCCAatcaggcaggcaggcaggcagcctTTGAATGGCTTCTCATAAATCATGGCCAAAAGAGCAAATAATATCATCACAGTTGGTAATTTTACTGTTGAACTACAGCTCGTAGTTATCTAAAATGAAAGCGCCAGAAAAGAATCACCAAACCCGACAAGGAATCTAATTGTAAGTATGTCAGTATCAAATCTAGTTAGTCTGAAACTAATGTTCCAATAATTAACAGTCGATTTCACCTTTTTCCGAGGGAAGCCGTCGATCATGATAGCAACGCAAACGAAGGATCCTAATTCCCTCCTAACCACATTGGTGTCGGGCGCACAGTTGCTTTATTTTGTAGCAATTTTTCCGCATGCAGAGATCAATTGAGTTGGTAACGTCAGTTCTCTGAGCTTTTCGGTCGGTGAGAGAAGGAAAGCTCCTGCAGGGCTACGTTTGTCGGCCGTCTTTTTTCTTGTGCTGTTCCTGTTTCCTACATTTGCTCTGCTTCCCCCGTGCTTCGATGCAAGGGATCTTCTGGTTTACGTGCAGAAGTTTAACTGGAGATTTCAATTGACTTTGGTTTCAAACATATAATAATAGAGCAATGCTGTAGAGTTCATTTGGTTAATACCCACAACAGCAATAAAAGGACTGAATCTAACACATTAAGCCATAATGTAAAACCAGTCATAGGTTGCTACCAAGTGAATTGCATCGAACGTAGACTAGGCCTAAAATGTACAGTTTCTCTTTAACTAGACAATTTGAAAGCAAACCAACTACATCAAGAACAACTTCGCTTGCGCACAGAAAAAGATTGCATTGAGCTAATGCCTCCGTGCGAAGCGAGTTGCTGCAATCTCGGTGATTAAGAATGTCACTGGTCACCCTTCGTTTTCGGCCGCATGCACCCACAGAAGGAGCTCTTCTTTGTCTGTCTACGGCCATCTCTTCTCCCGTAGATATAATCGCTCAGCAGCGTTCGGCTTCTTCGGTCCATGGCACTGGTGTGACGATTTACGTGCTCTTCCTCAAATTTCAGCATGACATACTGGATTTTATGCAGCTCCAGCTCCAGCCTTCCAACCTTCTCTGATTCCTTTCTTGATTGTGTGGAGATTTGTCTTCTTCCGGTGCTGCTGCTTTCTTCAGATTTTGTGCCCATGCCATTTGTGGAATGATATTCTTCAGCCTTGCTCGTCAGTTTGTTGTTTGTATCGATCAACTCCATGACAGCACCTTCAGCATCTTCCAACTGTGATTTGACTGTATCATACCCAGAGCTCGCAGGAAGCTTCCCCATTTGAGAGCTTTCCATTTTCCTCTTCAGATCCTTTACATTGGTTTTAAGGTCTGATAACCTCCTAGCATCATTTTGAAGGCTCTCGAGGACTCTCTTAGTCCATTCTTGTCGAGATGTCAGAACTCTAGTTGGTATCTCTAACTTGTCAACACTCGGCTCCTTCTCAACCATCAGCTCTGAGGACGGGTATTCACTCTTTTCTTCCTCCACGGGCTCTATGTCATGTTCCGTAGCATCTGTTGATGTTTTCCATACTTGTTTGCTGCAATTTGTTTCAGCAGCTTCCCATAATTGATCATCGATCCCATCATTACTAATCCTGCTTAAACCATATGAACCAATGGTCCTGTACGGCAAAGAACTTGAGCCCTGATCGAGTTGAATATCTTTTGTCACTTGCCCATTCTTGCCCTTGGTGATTTCAGTATCATTTAGTCCACCATCATCAACATGTTCAATAGAATGCAGGTTCACTTGAGCTTCCTGTCCCAGTCCAATTTCATTTATCTTTATCCCTTTAGTTTCTTTACTTGCAGCCTCTGAGTTGGAGTTGGCATCAAACCCTTCCTGCTGTCTGTGACTTTGAATGTCTACTATCACTTCTTCAAGAAGTTTGACTTTGGTGATCAATTTCTCCAACACTGGAATGCCTTCAATATTCATTGCCTTATAACCATCACTAGGTTGGTTATCAcagtgatgatgatgaggaaccaAAGGTAAAACCTGGAAACAGACGAAATGAGTGTCACAAATGAATGTTACAGACACAACTAGCAAACATTGTAGCTTACctgagaaaataaagaaaaattctACACTCAAAAGTAAAAAACAAAATTCTGATGGTCTAGGCAGAAAATACAAGGATTGGATATTAATATGTTGGTATCTCAAGCATGTGATAAGTGGGTAACAAACTTATTTTTGAAAAGGAATAATTTGTCATCACATACCTAAAATGTTGATGAAATTGCAAGCTCACTAAGTTGATCACACTCAGCTGTGTGGATAAATTGTTGATTGCATACAGCTATGGAGTTGGATCACTCAGCCTCATCAGACCTCAAAATTAAAGGCAGGACAAATTCAGTTGACCATAAAATTCCCTACTCAGATGCATTCAGAGAACTCTACTCGATGAATTCATGAAAACAAGCTTGTAGTAACACAGCTGGACATGTCCAAGTTAACTTGTGCCAGAGTCTTCAATTCAATTCAGCTTTCCACTTGGTCTTCACAAAACTTGAGATCAAACACACTCCATTGACTCGGTAAACTCATGACTTCGTTCATTCAAATCCACTAGACTTCATTCATTCATCCAACACATTAAAGCACTTCTGACACCTGACTAATTTTATCATATGAGGGATGGATCTACATTGTTTTTTGAcaaatatatatccatatatagacCAAATAGTTTGCTATTGTATTGCTGAAGcaataaaaattaataagaaaCAATATAAACAAGCTGTTCAAAAATAAACTGTCagactttatattttttttaatacaaaAATTACCTTTCTGAAAAGCAATAAGATATATCATTGTAATTGTCCTTTGAATCTTAATCAGAGACATCAGTTTTTAATTCTTAAAatgtcatatcatcatatctgctTCTTGTGAGGTGTGATGGTCCTTCAGTTTTAATTGATTCTATTTGTCGTTAATTTGTGATGCAATTACTGGTCAATAGCAAACTAAAAATTTCTGTACATGTACACCCTCATAAAATAAAATCAGTGTCACAATGCCTCCCCCCAAACCAACACCAACCTCCCTCCCCACATCACCCCAATTCGAAAAAACAGTCTGTCGTATTAATCCTACATAAAATTGTGATGATCCATATTACTCAATTGCTCATGTAAATGCCCTCTTGGATCTTGCTTTGGTCTTAATGTCCTCATGGTAATTTACTTTAGCATATATACCTCTCCAAAAATCTAGGCAAGTCCAACGGTAATGGTTGAGTGAAAGGAACAATGATGCAAAAGTGTATTCTACATATTAGTatggtacatatatgtacattctGATATAGTTAGACTTTAACAAGATCACAAGTTTTTGTTGCCAATGACCTTGGTTTGGGAAGTTACCATTATAATTTGATGATCTCAAGGGGCAGACTGTAATTGGATGAATTCAAAAGAAAAAGGTATTCCGATTTTTATGATATCATTTAGGTTTTAGAAAAATCACAATTAAGGAACCTTATGCTTTACAGAAACCACTAGACTAATACCCAAAATTACCGAAGTAACTGCTTATAGATTTGAAAAGTAGTACATATCTGTCAAGGATTTAAATGCTAGTCCCGTTGATATTTACTGGCCCAACCAAGTACCAATATCGAAATGTATAGTTTTAATATTGATACATATaccattacttttatttttttatcattttattccATTACCGGACAATATAGATTGTTATACTGTTCAACCACTCATTACTATTTATATCATAATGGTTTGAGATATTAATTAAATCCTCATATTTGATTATCTCAAATATTTTAATTACTAGTTATCAAATCTCAAAGCTTGTCAATTCTTCAAGTAGCTTAACTCAAGTTGCATGTCGAATTTTCTGTTTCGAAACttaaattatgatttaaatgttAGCAGTACCAGCAGattcatcatatttaacaaatctAGGAGTACCTCTTTGTCATGACAGATTGATATTCTGGGCTTTGACATTGTCATAATTTGTTCTTCCAGAGATTTAACACTATTCCACAAAGATGCAACCAGAGCCAGATAGAAATCTAAGCCAGCCTTCAACCCATTGTTTTCTCCCTCTAAATCATCAAGCTTTTTCTTCATACTATCCAATTGCTCCTTGGTTAAAGCTACCTCCATTTTCAATGTCTCCTTCTGCAATAGGGAACCAACTTCTTCTAGTATCAGCTCATGAACTTTTTCTTCATACAGCGCTGAATTAACTGTGGAGACTTGGATATCACTTAATAATGCTTTGATTTCGACTTCACAGTGTTCATTTTCATCTATTTCTTTCTGCAGTTCTAATTTCAAATCTTCCTCCCTGCTCATAAGTACTTTAACTTCTTCACGCATATGATAAATTTCCCTTTGCAGCGTCTCATTTGCTTCATAAAGACATCTGATCTCCTTATTTCTGTCGACAACTACTTCAGATAAAGTTGAAATCTTCTGCGCCAACTCTTCTTTGATCAGCTTATCTGCTTCATAATCCAGCTGAATACCATCAAGAATTCTACACAATTCCAAGTTCTTTTGTTGGGTGGATTGAGCATTTTGACTTATTTCCAGTAACTGTGACTGTTTTTGTAACAGTTGGCTCTCTAATCTTTGTCTTTGAAGACTTAACTCCTCACAGACGCATGTAGCTGTAAACAAATCAAATTCTGAAAGCAGGACATGATTTCTGAACTCTTCTTCTAGGTAAGTAACGAACTCCCTAATATGTGTTTTTTCTGCCTCAAGTATCTTTATCTTCTCCTTTAGTTTATCAATCTCAGCATCAAGAGCATTTTTAATAAAATGAAGAGAATCCAGATCATAAGTGAAGGATTTCAACTCCGACAATTTCTCTGCACTATGGTTCCTAAACAACAAATAAAGGTGGTCTAGTTTCAGAGCCTCTGCAAGGACTTCAATATGTTCCTCTTCCAACAAATTATGTTTTTCTCTTAAGTTGCAAAGTTCATCCATGAgaatcttcttgttttcaattaaaTTTTGAATTTCATATTTAGATGTCAGGAGAGCCTCTTGCAGGTCAGTCAAATGTTCATGGAAAACTTTCATTGCAGTCTTTGATTCTACTTCCCTTTGGTTGCTTGCTTCCACATCATTCATTAGTTTTTCATTCAATTCTCGAAGTTGAAGATTTTTGTTTCCTAATGCTAATAATTCTTTGGTTTTCATATCACGTTCTTTTTCAAGAGAACATTTATCCAATCTCAGACTGGCCAGATCCAGCATTGTATTCTTCAGCATAGTGACAAGAACTGATATCTCAAGATGCAGTAGTTGATTATCATGCTCGGCTTCTGAAACACAATTCAGAATATTTCTAAATTCGCCCAAAATAATATCTATGAGAACTTCGACCTGGAATTCATCCACGGAAACAGACTTCTTGCCAACAATAAGAGTGTTCTGCAGCAAACAAATTCCAgttcttaacttctcattttgctCTGACAATGACATTATGTttttgatatgcataagtttctcCTGCTCAAGTGCTGAAATAAGTGCCTCAGTCCTTCTACATGCCTCGATATTTTTCTCGCATTCTTTCAAAAGAACCAAGTTCCTTCCATTCACATCGGACAAACTTCTTTGTAAGATAAAATTTCCTATTAGATAACCAATCACATTATCCTGTTCTGATTCAAGCTGCTGATCTTTAAGCTGGCTTTCTTGTTGCAGAAGAAAATTGTGGTTCTCTGATGTGGCTAGCTGACACTTGAATGATTGGATACGAGTTTCATGCTCTTCTTTTTCTAGTTTCAAAAGATCTTGCAGATCCTTGACCTGACTGATTATCAGATACTTTTCTCTTGTTAGATTCAAGTTATCGTCCTTCATGTCCACTAACCTATTCTCCAGTTCTTCCAAATTCAGAGTGATGTTATTAACCTGACATAAACAGGAATAAACTATTCAGGCAGCAAAATAGAGCTTCGTAAAAAATTTATATGGCAAGTTAGAATAATCGTTATGCTTTCAGGTATAATTAATTGGAAAAATTGTTATCACAGAGTAATTACAACTTAAATAGGAAGAGGGAGAGAAATTAACCTGACTGACAAGAGTGTCCCTTTCAATAAGAAGGCCAGAGTTCTGATCACGGAGAGAGTCACAGGAGTTTTCAGAATCCTTCAATTTTGACTTCAAACATCCAGCTTCACTGCTTACATCAGACAGGCAGTTTTCCAAAAAGGATTTCTCTTGTGAAAGTTTCTCCAGATTCTTAGTAAGAACCTCTACCTGAGAAAGTAGATTGTTCCTTTCAGTAAGAAGACCAGAGTTCTGATCATTTAGTGACCGAGAGGATTCTTCAAAGTCTTTCAACTTTGACCTCAAACACCTGACCTCACTTCTTTCATCAGTTAGGGAGTTCTCCAAGGTTAATTTTTTGTGTCCAAGCTTCACCGCATTCTGAGTAAGGATCTCAACCTGAGAAAGCAGATTGCTTTTTTCAGCAAGAAGACCCGAGTTCTGATCATTGAGTGATTGAGAAGATTCTTCAAAGTCTTTCAACTTTGATCTCAAACACTCAACTTCACAGTTAACATCAGATAACGAGTTCTCCAATAAGGAATGTTTGTGTGAAAGATTCTCCATGTTCTGAGTAAGAAAATGTACCTGAGACACAAGAGTATTCCTTTCAGCAATGAGGCCAGAATTCTGATCAGTAAGAGACTGACAGGATTCCTCAGAGTCCTTAAACTTTGACCTCACACATCCAACTTCAGTCCTCACATCAGATAGAGAGTTCTCCAAGAGGGAATTTTTCTCCGAAAGCTTCTCTATATTCTGAGCGAGAATTTCCAATTGAGAAAGAAGATTATTCCTCTCAGCAAGAAGACCAGAGTTCTGATTGGTGAGCGAACGAGATGATTCTTCAAGGTCTTTCAATTTTGACCTCAAACACCAAACTTCACTGCTTACATCAGATAGGGATTTCTCCAAAAGCAAATTCTCGTCTGAGAGTTTCTCTAGATTTTGAGTAAGAATCTTGACCTGTGAAAGAAGGCTGTCCCTTTCATCATTGAGTGACTGAGATGACTCTTCACAATCTTTCAACTGTGACCTCAAAGATTCGACTTCACAGCTTATATCACATAATGAGTTCTCCAAGAAAGAATTTCTGTCCGTAAGCTTCTCGACATTCTGAGTAAAGGTCACTACTCGAGAGAGTAAATTGTCCCTTTCAGAAAGAAGACCAGAGTTCTGATTGCTAAGTGATTGGCATGATTCTTCAAGGTCCTTCAACTTTGACTTCAAACAAGCCATTTCACTATTTACATCAGAAAGGGAATTTTCCAACCTGGAATTTTTGTGTGAAAGGTTCTCCATGTTCTGAGTAAGAACTTCTATCTCAGTAACAAGAGCATTTCTTTCTGCAAAAAGACCAGAATTCTGATCACTTAAAGACTGACAGGATTCCTCAGAGTCCTTCAGTTTTGTCCTCAAACACCCAACTTCAGTAGTTACATCAGATAGAGAACTCTCCAAGGAGGAATTATTCTCTGAAAGCTTCTCAACGTTCTGATTAAGAGTTTCTAACTGAGAAAGAAGATTGTTCTTTTCAGCAAGAAGACCAGAGTTCTGATCACTGAGCGACTGACAGGATTCTTCAAAATCTTTCAACTTTGACCTCAAAGACCCAACTTCACTGCTTACATCAGATAGGGAGTTCTCCAAGAAGGAATTCTTGTCTGAAAGCTTCTCCAGATTTTGAGTAAGGATCTCGACCTGCAAAAGAAGAGCATTCCTTTCTGAGAGAAGATTAGAGTTCTGATCCCTGAGTGACTGAGAGGATTCCTCGAACTCTTTCAACTTTGACCTCAAACGGCCAACTTCATTGCTTACATCAGATAAGGAGTTCTCTAAGAAGGAACTTTTCTTGGAATGCTTCTCCACATTCTGAGtaaggatctctatctgagagagAAAACTCTTCCTTTCAGCAAGAAGACCAGAGTTATGATTGCTGAGCAACTGACAGGATCGTTCAAAGTCCTTTAACTTTGATTTCAAACAATTGACTTCAGTGCCTAAATCAGATACAGAGTTCt
Proteins encoded:
- the LOC103992843 gene encoding protein NETWORKED 1A-like isoform X6, producing the protein MRKAAGLLLVGDRFRFAPWRLYSWWWDSHISPKNSKWLQENLADTDMKVNTIIKLLEEDADSFARRAEMYYKKRPELLKLVEELYRAYRALAEKYDHATGALRQAHRTMAEAFPNQIPLVLSDESPYGYSGNEAEPHTPEGPPPLRALFDLDELQKDALSLSSELHVIKRNGGYSEPSDSLSSKKGLKQLNEMFAIGEGTAFTTSEGRVRKGLHFQEEEGQDLENITHKCSREQNQVKEKQDASYVTTGLQQDISQLSSGSQNMKNQITTESDRNNKTENELQGLKDRISELISEKEASNIQYQISLERISVLESQISTTQNELRKLNDEMVNKVKKLQSSEELNQSLLLELEMIAKQVNMEENELHQKREELEKLQITIEEKHQQCMQTEMALCLKEKLHTQSQEEIDHLSREIQIWIQKLRDIELCNVDLQEEICKLKEENGTLHEQNLHSSLMIKELQGKIILIEEKNKTLEDEVRLYLCEKEGLTEELNHIKEDINDLEGKHRDLMEQKEAASICAESLKAAVKDLQNKNSALNDICKKHEAEKEFLVDKLRDMDNVLEKNMVLEDSLADASIELEVLRGKTLALENLHESLNGEISNYIAEKNALVPQVEILTQDVCTLSEKNIFLENSVSDLGTEVNCLKSKLKDFERSCQLLSNHNSGLLAERKSFLSQIEILTQNVEKHSKKSSFLENSLSDVSNEVGRLRSKLKEFEESSQSLRDQNSNLLSERNALLLQVEILTQNLEKLSDKNSFLENSLSDVSSEVGSLRSKLKDFEESCQSLSDQNSGLLAEKNNLLSQLETLNQNVEKLSENNSSLESSLSDVTTEVGCLRTKLKDSEESCQSLSDQNSGLFAERNALVTEIEVLTQNMENLSHKNSRLENSLSDVNSEMACLKSKLKDLEESCQSLSNQNSGLLSERDNLLSRVVTFTQNVEKLTDRNSFLENSLCDISCEVESLRSQLKDCEESSQSLNDERDSLLSQVKILTQNLEKLSDENLLLEKSLSDVSSEVWCLRSKLKDLEESSRSLTNQNSGLLAERNNLLSQLEILAQNIEKLSEKNSLLENSLSDVRTEVGCVRSKFKDSEESCQSLTDQNSGLIAERNTLVSQVHFLTQNMENLSHKHSLLENSLSDVNCEVECLRSKLKDFEESSQSLNDQNSGLLAEKSNLLSQVEILTQNAVKLGHKKLTLENSLTDERSEVRCLRSKLKDFEESSRSLNDQNSGLLTERNNLLSQVEVLTKNLEKLSQEKSFLENCLSDVSSEAGCLKSKLKDSENSCDSLRDQNSGLLIERDTLVSQVNNITLNLEELENRLVDMKDDNLNLTREKYLIISQVKDLQDLLKLEKEEHETRIQSFKCQLATSENHNFLLQQESQLKDQQLESEQDNVIGYLIGNFILQRSLSDVNGRNLVLLKECEKNIEACRRTEALISALEQEKLMHIKNIMSLSEQNEKLRTGICLLQNTLIVGKKSVSVDEFQVEVLIDIILGEFRNILNCVSEAEHDNQLLHLEISVLVTMLKNTMLDLASLRLDKCSLEKERDMKTKELLALGNKNLQLRELNEKLMNDVEASNQREVESKTAMKVFHEHLTDLQEALLTSKYEIQNLIENKKILMDELCNLREKHNLLEEEHIEVLAEALKLDHLYLLFRNHSAEKLSELKSFTYDLDSLHFIKNALDAEIDKLKEKIKILEAEKTHIREFVTYLEEEFRNHVLLSEFDLFTATCVCEELSLQRQRLESQLLQKQSQLLEISQNAQSTQQKNLELCRILDGIQLDYEADKLIKEELAQKISTLSEVVVDRNKEIRCLYEANETLQREIYHMREEVKVLMSREEDLKLELQKEIDENEHCEVEIKALLSDIQVSTVNSALYEEKVHELILEEVGSLLQKETLKMEVALTKEQLDSMKKKLDDLEGENNGLKAGLDFYLALVASLWNSVKSLEEQIMTMSKPRISICHDKEVSEVL